A part of Pseudomonas sp. MYb118 genomic DNA contains:
- a CDS encoding RHS repeat-associated core domain-containing protein, producing the protein MEPVARIEQELDSFADTLSVYRQQLRGFFARTSDRLSRATDMPSLMGMERLIKLGNTTTTVTSSDERFFSTVAQCPQSRILEIESRFESVYDIPLGNIQVDVIAVEDGEKTPITLDEHGKGTFQGIPGKFYRIHVQSEVTPQQIDELFSAYDGLATQLQGWLRSEWQGYKPQWSQQSAAASLAAAGNGLLAGSWAAIQAVWDGIGELSDILKDPAAYAEKLGESAGELAALAQSAPQQMEKAMLLASDEAALCLLMRAATLWLEMLPPTQLAASSAEAIAKVVVGLVIDLLIGLVLSVVGVGIAWLGVRLARYGKQIFDAAMAFVKSMAAILDTFMGYVGRYKPVAARGVAAGVKGGGLQLRWDARRNTTLKHDERHDDSPKQATNPNGDSAETADKTATNQCPVSMVTGEELLTLTDGVLDGILAFDFTRLYRTSAAELDIGLGFGWSHSLAHRLEIDGESVIWIDHENRRTTFPQPSVTRPIIHNSLSCAAIYLGDDPEELILAQAGDDARFYHFINGRLSRISDAYGNRLQVSHDYQGRLQRLDNGAGRALLLRYNRRHLVAVDYQQFVAADTLQASWVTEQTLVGYRYNERGQLIAATNAAGESERYDYDDLHVILQRQLAGGASFYWEWERSGKAARCIRHWASFTQMEARYLWDDQGSVTVHNLDGSEEVYRHDDRARLVRKVDLEGGEHLKAYDEQGRLIAEQDPLGHVTEYRYDDAGRLVALLAPEDEPTSYEYRNGFLHARHRGKAVWGYQRNVQGDITAATDPDGHVTRYFYDERGQLLSIGYPDNSRHAFVRNALGQLLEETLPDGGVRRFSYDVLGRLISRQDAHHAVTRYTWDAVGRLIQTTLPTGATRSFQYNAYGKLVTEDDELGHVTRYEYFEDLHLVSRRINHDGTQLRYRYDNAQLLLTEIENEAGEKYQLDYTPGGLIRQERGFDGLHTAYAYDLNGHLLEKTEFGTDGSQQVTAYERDAAGRLLCKTLPDGSKVEYRYDGLGRLIGVDDGQDHPLEFEYDLQDRLITEHQSWGTLRYAYDACGQLKRMRLPDGSVLDYHREKGGALSAIDLNGARLTTHQSAFGRELQRQQGQLTSHYHHDEQGRLQAQVIHQHNRPLYMRHYGYAVNGNLATLADSRHGQRSYYYDARNRLTRVRHTRDDPAENFAHDPAGNLLMQDRPGVANVAGNRLLMQGDRHYDYDAYGNLIRERRGTAQKLVTHYRYDCQHRLIGITRPDGGQSSYRYDAFGRRIAKTVDSKTTEYFWQGDHLVAESSRDHYRSYLYEPGTFRPLALLDGKGPSNACPFYYQLDHLGTPQELTDYSGEIVWSAKYNAYGKVTQLAHGGGERLEQPLRFQGQYFDAESGLHYNRHRYYDPDLGRYLMQDPVKLAGGLNSYRYAVNPTGWVDPLGLSGSCPGAGKAGCGAPDDVAGARVDEGGPVLPKMSAGQRRERIDELAEANAKRRVLEYEERYDMHTVKKHSSEIPDAALKQRAIDGTDPHTGRTPRSARGNRSSQFTSWRVHLNALNKALSREVLGLSPHTGVDHDNFPIVRMEVPGAGRGYKPNRKNAAEPILTENMDWVEIKFDKVDRARPFTGFPSEKK; encoded by the coding sequence CTTCCAGGGCATCCCCGGCAAGTTCTACCGCATTCATGTGCAGAGCGAGGTGACGCCGCAGCAGATTGACGAACTGTTCAGCGCCTATGACGGCCTCGCGACGCAGTTGCAAGGCTGGCTGCGCAGCGAGTGGCAAGGCTACAAGCCACAGTGGTCGCAGCAGTCGGCCGCCGCCTCTCTGGCGGCAGCGGGCAACGGTCTGCTGGCCGGCAGTTGGGCGGCGATCCAGGCGGTGTGGGATGGCATTGGAGAACTCTCCGATATTCTCAAGGACCCGGCCGCCTACGCTGAAAAGCTGGGTGAAAGCGCGGGTGAACTGGCCGCCCTGGCGCAGAGCGCGCCACAGCAGATGGAAAAAGCCATGCTGCTGGCCAGTGACGAGGCCGCGCTGTGCCTGCTGATGCGCGCCGCCACCCTGTGGCTGGAGATGCTGCCACCGACGCAACTGGCCGCGTCGTCGGCCGAGGCCATCGCCAAGGTGGTGGTCGGTCTGGTCATCGACCTGTTGATCGGCCTGGTCTTGAGCGTGGTCGGAGTGGGCATCGCTTGGCTGGGCGTGCGCCTAGCCAGGTATGGCAAGCAGATTTTCGACGCGGCCATGGCCTTCGTGAAGTCGATGGCGGCGATCCTCGACACCTTCATGGGCTACGTCGGGCGCTACAAGCCGGTCGCTGCCAGGGGTGTCGCCGCCGGTGTGAAAGGCGGCGGGTTGCAACTGCGCTGGGACGCCAGGCGCAACACCACCCTCAAGCACGACGAACGTCACGACGACTCGCCGAAACAGGCCACCAACCCCAACGGCGACAGCGCCGAAACGGCCGATAAAACCGCCACCAACCAGTGCCCGGTGTCGATGGTCACCGGCGAAGAATTGCTGACCCTGACCGATGGGGTGCTGGACGGCATCCTCGCGTTCGACTTCACCCGGCTGTACCGCACCAGCGCGGCGGAACTCGACATTGGCCTTGGTTTTGGCTGGAGCCACAGCCTGGCGCACCGCCTGGAAATCGACGGCGAGTCAGTCATCTGGATTGATCATGAAAACCGCCGCACGACTTTTCCGCAACCCTCGGTCACGCGCCCGATCATCCACAACAGCCTGTCGTGCGCGGCGATCTATCTGGGTGACGATCCGGAAGAACTGATCCTCGCCCAGGCAGGCGATGACGCGCGCTTCTATCACTTCATCAACGGCCGCTTGAGCCGCATCAGCGACGCTTACGGCAATCGCCTGCAAGTGAGTCACGACTACCAGGGGCGGTTGCAGCGCCTGGACAACGGGGCCGGCCGTGCCTTGTTGTTGCGTTATAACCGCCGACACCTGGTGGCGGTCGACTATCAGCAATTCGTTGCCGCCGACACGCTGCAAGCCTCCTGGGTCACCGAACAAACGCTGGTCGGTTACCGCTACAACGAGCGCGGCCAACTGATCGCGGCGACCAATGCCGCCGGTGAAAGCGAGCGCTACGACTACGACGATCTGCACGTCATCCTCCAGCGGCAACTGGCCGGCGGGGCAAGTTTCTATTGGGAGTGGGAAAGGTCCGGCAAGGCCGCACGATGCATCCGCCATTGGGCGTCTTTTACCCAGATGGAGGCGCGTTATCTCTGGGATGACCAGGGCAGTGTCACCGTCCACAACCTCGATGGCAGCGAAGAGGTTTACCGCCACGACGATCGCGCGCGGCTGGTGCGCAAGGTGGATCTGGAGGGTGGCGAGCACCTCAAGGCCTATGACGAACAAGGGCGTTTGATCGCTGAGCAGGACCCGCTGGGGCATGTCACCGAGTATCGCTACGACGATGCCGGGCGGCTGGTGGCCTTGCTGGCGCCTGAAGACGAGCCGACTTCCTACGAGTATCGCAACGGTTTCCTGCACGCCCGCCATCGCGGCAAAGCGGTGTGGGGCTACCAGCGTAATGTCCAAGGCGACATCACTGCCGCGACCGACCCCGACGGGCACGTCACTCGTTATTTCTACGATGAACGTGGGCAACTGCTGTCGATTGGCTACCCGGACAACAGCCGACATGCCTTTGTCCGCAACGCCCTGGGCCAACTACTCGAGGAAACCTTGCCGGACGGTGGTGTGCGGCGGTTTTCCTACGATGTGCTGGGGCGGCTGATCAGCCGGCAGGACGCACACCACGCCGTCACCCGCTACACGTGGGACGCGGTTGGCCGGCTGATCCAGACCACGCTGCCGACAGGCGCCACGCGCTCGTTCCAGTACAACGCCTACGGCAAGCTCGTCACCGAAGACGATGAGCTCGGCCACGTCACGCGCTACGAATACTTCGAAGACCTGCACCTGGTCAGCCGGCGGATCAACCACGACGGCACCCAACTGCGTTATCGCTATGACAACGCGCAACTGCTGCTCACGGAAATCGAAAACGAAGCCGGCGAGAAGTATCAACTGGACTACACGCCGGGCGGATTGATCCGTCAGGAACGTGGATTCGACGGCCTGCACACGGCATACGCCTACGACCTGAATGGCCACCTGCTGGAAAAAACCGAGTTCGGTACGGACGGCTCGCAGCAGGTCACCGCCTATGAGCGGGATGCGGCCGGGCGGCTGCTGTGCAAGACGTTGCCCGATGGCAGCAAGGTCGAATATCGCTACGACGGCCTGGGGCGGTTGATCGGTGTCGATGACGGCCAGGATCATCCGCTGGAGTTCGAGTACGACCTGCAGGACCGGCTGATCACCGAGCACCAGAGCTGGGGCACCCTGCGTTATGCCTATGACGCCTGCGGGCAGCTCAAACGCATGCGTCTGCCCGATGGCAGCGTGCTCGACTACCACCGGGAAAAGGGCGGTGCACTGAGTGCAATCGACCTCAACGGCGCGCGCCTCACCACCCATCAGTCTGCCTTCGGACGCGAGCTGCAACGCCAGCAGGGCCAGCTCACCAGCCACTACCACCATGACGAACAGGGCCGCCTGCAAGCCCAAGTCATCCACCAGCACAACCGACCGCTGTACATGCGCCACTACGGCTACGCGGTCAACGGCAACCTCGCCACCCTCGCCGACAGTCGCCACGGCCAGCGCAGCTATTACTACGACGCCCGCAACCGCCTGACCCGCGTACGCCACACCCGCGACGACCCAGCAGAAAATTTCGCCCACGACCCCGCCGGCAACCTGCTGATGCAGGATCGCCCAGGCGTGGCCAACGTCGCGGGCAATCGCCTGCTGATGCAAGGCGACCGCCATTACGACTACGACGCCTACGGCAACCTCATTCGCGAGCGCCGCGGCACCGCACAAAAACTCGTCACCCACTACCGCTACGACTGCCAGCACCGCCTGATCGGCATCACCCGCCCGGACGGTGGGCAGTCGTCCTACCGCTACGACGCCTTCGGCCGACGCATCGCCAAGACCGTCGACAGCAAAACCACCGAATACTTCTGGCAAGGCGACCACCTCGTCGCCGAAAGCAGCCGCGACCACTACCGCAGCTACCTCTACGAACCCGGCACCTTCCGCCCCCTGGCCCTGCTCGACGGCAAAGGCCCGAGCAACGCCTGCCCGTTCTACTACCAACTCGACCACCTCGGCACGCCTCAGGAACTGACCGATTACAGCGGTGAAATCGTCTGGTCGGCCAAATACAACGCCTACGGAAAAGTTACCCAGCTGGCCCACGGCGGCGGGGAACGCCTGGAGCAACCGCTACGCTTCCAGGGCCAATACTTCGACGCCGAAAGCGGCCTGCACTACAACCGGCATCGGTATTACGACCCCGATCTCGGCCGGTATCTAATGCAGGACCCGGTGAAACTGGCGGGCGGGTTGAATTCGTATCGGTATGCGGTGAACCCGACGGGGTGGGTTGATCCGTTGGGGTTGAGTGGCAGCTGCCCAGGGGCAGGGAAGGCGGGGTGTGGGGCGCCGGATGATGTTGCTGGGGCCAGGGTTGATGAGGGTGGGCCTGTGCTGCCGAAAATGTCGGCTGGGCAGCGGCGGGAGAGAATTGATGAGTTGGCGGAGGCGAATGCCAAGCGGCGGGTTCTGGAGTATGAGGAGAGGTACGATATGCATACTGTTAAGAAGCACAGTTCAGAAATACCTGATGCTGCGCTTAAACAGCGGGCAATTGATGGGACGGATCCTCATACAGGTAGAACTCCCCGGAGTGCGAGAGGAAATCGAAGCTCGCAATTTACTAGCTGGAGGGTTCATCTGAACGCCTTGAACAAAGCCTTGTCCAGAGAGGTTCTGGGGTTGAGTCCTCATACTGGCGTAGATCACGACAACTTCCCAATTGTCAGAATGGAGGTGCCGGGAGCAGGGCGAGGTTATAAGCCGAACAGAAAAAATGCTGCTGAACCAATTTTGACTGAGAACATGGACTGGGTTGAGATTAAATTTGATAAGGTCGATAGGGCGAGACCATTTACTGGTTTTCCATCGGAGAAAAAGTAA
- a CDS encoding bifunctional diguanylate cyclase/phosphodiesterase: MTTTEQLSALSSILTQSGLHSLFQPIISLSERKILGFEALSRGPSNSPLHSPIALFAVARQAGRLNELEIACRESACRRFHEQRLPGKLFLNVSPESLLEAAHQPGRTLQLLEDFGIPPSQVVIELTEQTPIDDFQLLQNALNHYRAMGFSIALDDLGAGYSSLRLWSELRPDYVKIDRHFIDGIHQDALKREFVGSIMQIAKASRAQVIAEGIELPEELAVLTDMGVDLVQGYLLCRPQEHPPRDARNLMPKQDSAAVALNEEASDLSALLNDQPAVDRDTPTATVLEAFRRQANLNSLAVLDEHGRPCGIVHRHSLSDALLKPFATDLFARKPISRLMSDDFLAVEMSQSLQQVSRLITSRARQRIEEDFIITLNGGYLGLGRVIDVLKLITELKIQQARYANPLTLLPGNVPIQQCLTRLLQQQRESVICYVDIDSFKPFNDIYGYGRGDEVLLCLAQCLNDRVDPSRDFVGHIGGDDFLLVLGPDDWRKRLNQLLDDFQSQCRRFYRAEHLEANCFIAPNRQGVRQEFPLLSLSIGVVHLHAEACAQLDASQLAEMASQAKHHAKNIPGYSVHVIDSLTAQEPEVQC, translated from the coding sequence ATGACCACGACCGAACAGCTGAGTGCGTTGAGTTCAATCCTGACTCAAAGCGGTTTACACAGTCTGTTCCAGCCGATCATTTCGCTTTCCGAACGCAAGATTCTAGGTTTTGAAGCCCTCAGTCGCGGCCCGTCCAACAGCCCGTTGCATTCGCCCATCGCCCTGTTCGCCGTCGCCCGCCAGGCCGGGCGCCTGAACGAACTGGAAATCGCCTGTCGCGAGAGCGCCTGCCGGCGGTTCCATGAGCAGCGACTGCCCGGCAAGCTGTTCCTCAACGTCTCACCCGAATCCCTGCTCGAAGCCGCCCACCAACCGGGCCGCACCCTGCAACTGCTCGAAGACTTCGGCATCCCGCCCAGCCAGGTGGTGATCGAGCTGACCGAGCAGACGCCGATCGACGACTTCCAGTTGCTGCAAAACGCACTGAATCACTACCGCGCCATGGGCTTCTCCATCGCCCTGGATGATCTGGGTGCGGGTTATTCGAGCCTGCGCTTGTGGTCCGAGTTACGGCCCGACTATGTGAAGATCGACCGGCACTTCATCGACGGCATCCACCAGGACGCGCTCAAGCGCGAGTTCGTCGGCTCGATCATGCAGATCGCCAAGGCCTCGCGGGCGCAGGTGATTGCCGAAGGGATCGAGTTGCCGGAAGAGCTCGCGGTGCTGACCGACATGGGCGTCGATCTGGTGCAGGGTTACCTGTTGTGCCGGCCGCAGGAGCACCCGCCAAGGGATGCGCGCAATCTGATGCCCAAGCAGGACAGCGCGGCCGTAGCCTTGAACGAGGAAGCCAGCGACCTCAGCGCTCTGCTCAACGACCAGCCCGCCGTCGATCGTGATACGCCGACCGCGACGGTGCTGGAAGCCTTCCGCCGCCAGGCCAACCTGAACTCGCTGGCGGTGCTCGACGAACACGGCCGGCCTTGCGGCATCGTGCACCGGCATTCGCTCTCGGACGCCCTGCTCAAGCCGTTTGCCACCGACCTGTTCGCCCGCAAGCCCATCAGCCGGCTGATGAGCGATGATTTCCTTGCCGTCGAAATGAGCCAGTCGCTGCAACAGGTCAGCCGCCTGATCACCAGCCGCGCCCGGCAACGTATCGAAGAAGACTTCATCATCACCCTCAACGGTGGCTACCTCGGGCTGGGCCGGGTCATCGACGTGCTGAAGCTGATCACCGAACTGAAAATCCAGCAGGCCCGCTACGCCAACCCGCTGACCCTGCTGCCCGGCAACGTGCCGATCCAGCAATGCCTGACCCGCCTGCTGCAACAGCAGCGCGAATCGGTAATTTGCTACGTCGACATCGACAGCTTCAAACCCTTCAACGACATCTACGGCTACGGCCGTGGCGACGAAGTCCTGCTGTGCCTGGCGCAGTGCCTGAACGACCGCGTCGACCCCTCCCGCGACTTCGTCGGCCACATCGGCGGCGACGATTTCCTGCTGGTGCTTGGTCCGGATGACTGGCGCAAACGTTTAAACCAGTTGCTGGACGACTTCCAGAGCCAGTGCCGGCGCTTCTACCGCGCCGAACACCTGGAAGCCAACTGCTTCATCGCCCCCAACCGCCAGGGCGTCCGCCAGGAATTCCCCCTGCTGTCGCTGTCGATCGGCGTGGTCCACCTGCACGCCGAGGCCTGCGCACAACTGGACGCCAGCCAACTGGCCGAAATGGCCTCCCAGGCCAAACACCACGCCAAAAACATCCCGGGCTACAGCGTGCACGTGATCGACAGCCTGACGGCGCAAGAGCCCGAGGTGCAGTGCTGA
- a CDS encoding carboxy terminal-processing peptidase — MKHLFPSTALALFIGIGLMPMSSNTFAANSWDKLQPDRDEVIASLNVVELLKRHHYSKPPLDDARSVIIYDSYIKLLDPSRSYFMASDIAEFDKWKTQFDDFLKSGDLNAGFTIYKRYLDRVKARLDFALAELNKGVDKIDFTTKETLLIDRKDAPWLKSTAELDDLWRKRVKDEVLRQKIAGKDSKQIQETLTKRYKNQLARLDQTRAEDIFQAYINTFAMSYDPHTNYLSPDNAENFDINMSLSLEGIGAVLQSDNDQVKVVRLVPAGPADKTKQVAPADKIIGVAQGNKEMVDVVGWRLDEVVKLIRGPKGTVVRLEVIPASNAPNDQTSKIVPITREAVKLEDQAVKKSVLNLKQDGKDYKLGVIEIPAFYLDFKAFRAGDPDYKSTTRDVKKLLTELQKEKVDGVVIDLRNNGGGSLQEATELTSLFIDKGPTVLVRNADGRVDVLEDENPGAFYKGPMALLVNRLSASASEIFAGAMQDYHRALIIGGQTFGKGTVQTIQPLNHGELKLTLAKFYRVSGQSTQHQGVLPDIDYPSIIDTKEIGESALPEAMPWDTIRAAIKPAVDPFKPYLTQLKSEHDVRTAKDAEFVFIRDKLALAQKLMAEKTVSLNEADRRAQHADIEAKQLAMENIRRKAKGEEPLKELKKEDEDVAAAEPDKVKPEDDAYLSETGRILLDYLKLNTAVAKH, encoded by the coding sequence ATGAAGCACCTGTTCCCCAGCACCGCCCTCGCTCTGTTCATCGGTATCGGCCTGATGCCGATGTCGAGCAATACGTTCGCAGCCAATAGCTGGGACAAGCTTCAGCCTGATCGTGACGAAGTGATCGCCAGCCTGAATGTCGTCGAGTTGCTCAAGCGCCATCACTACAGCAAACCGCCACTCGATGACGCGCGCTCGGTGATCATCTACGACAGCTACATCAAGCTGCTGGACCCGTCGCGCAGCTACTTCATGGCCAGCGACATCGCCGAATTCGACAAGTGGAAGACCCAGTTCGACGACTTCCTCAAAAGCGGCGACCTGAACGCCGGGTTCACCATCTACAAGCGCTACCTGGACCGCGTGAAGGCGCGCCTGGACTTCGCCCTTGCCGAGTTGAACAAAGGCGTCGACAAGATCGACTTCACCACCAAGGAAACCTTGCTGATCGACCGCAAGGACGCCCCATGGCTCAAATCCACCGCAGAACTCGACGACCTGTGGCGCAAACGCGTCAAGGATGAAGTGCTGCGGCAGAAGATCGCCGGCAAGGATTCCAAGCAGATCCAGGAAACACTGACCAAGCGCTACAAGAACCAGCTGGCGCGTCTGGACCAGACCCGCGCCGAGGACATCTTCCAGGCGTACATCAACACCTTCGCCATGTCTTACGACCCGCACACCAATTATCTGTCGCCGGATAACGCGGAGAACTTCGACATCAACATGAGCCTGTCCCTGGAGGGCATCGGCGCCGTTTTGCAGAGCGATAACGACCAGGTCAAAGTCGTGCGTCTGGTACCGGCAGGTCCGGCCGACAAGACCAAGCAGGTTGCACCGGCCGACAAGATCATCGGCGTTGCCCAGGGCAACAAGGAAATGGTCGACGTGGTGGGCTGGCGCCTGGACGAAGTGGTCAAGCTGATCCGTGGGCCTAAAGGCACCGTGGTGCGCCTGGAAGTCATCCCGGCCAGCAATGCACCGAACGACCAGACCAGCAAGATCGTGCCGATCACCCGCGAAGCGGTGAAGCTTGAAGACCAGGCGGTGAAGAAGTCGGTCCTCAACCTGAAACAGGACGGCAAGGACTACAAACTCGGCGTCATCGAGATCCCGGCGTTCTACCTGGACTTCAAGGCCTTCCGTGCCGGTGATCCGGACTACAAGAGCACCACTCGCGACGTCAAGAAACTGCTGACCGAACTGCAGAAAGAGAAAGTCGACGGCGTAGTCATCGACCTGCGCAACAACGGCGGCGGTTCCCTGCAGGAAGCCACCGAGCTGACCAGCCTGTTCATCGACAAGGGCCCGACCGTGCTCGTGCGTAATGCCGATGGCCGTGTCGACGTGCTGGAAGATGAAAACCCGGGCGCTTTCTACAAGGGCCCGATGGCGTTGCTGGTCAACCGCCTGTCCGCCTCGGCTTCGGAAATTTTCGCCGGCGCCATGCAGGACTACCACCGTGCGCTGATCATCGGCGGCCAGACCTTCGGCAAAGGCACCGTGCAGACCATTCAGCCGCTGAACCATGGCGAACTGAAACTGACCCTGGCCAAGTTCTACCGCGTTTCCGGGCAGAGCACCCAGCATCAGGGCGTGCTGCCGGACATCGACTACCCGTCGATCATCGACACCAAGGAAATCGGCGAAAGCGCCCTGCCCGAAGCCATGCCATGGGACACCATCCGCGCGGCCATCAAGCCGGCGGTCGATCCGTTCAAGCCGTACCTCACCCAGCTCAAGTCCGAGCATGACGTGCGTACCGCCAAGGATGCCGAGTTCGTGTTCATTCGCGACAAGCTGGCCCTGGCGCAAAAACTGATGGCGGAAAAAACCGTCAGCCTCAACGAGGCGGATCGCCGTGCCCAGCACGCCGACATCGAAGCCAAGCAACTGGCGATGGAAAACATCCGTCGCAAGGCCAAAGGCGAAGAGCCGCTCAAGGAGCTGAAGAAAGAAGACGAGGACGTTGCCGCAGCCGAGCCGGACAAGGTCAAACCAGAGGACGATGCCTACCTGAGCGAGACCGGGCGCATCCTGCTGGACTACCTGAAGCTCAATACCGCGGTGGCCAAGCACTAA
- a CDS encoding zinc-binding dehydrogenase — MKALQGVEGQVAWVEEPSPTCDVGQVRIRVSAAGLNRADLLQKAGLYPPPPGASQVLGLECSGVISEVGPGSSWQVGDRVCALLAGGGMAEEVVVDGRHVLPVPEGLSLVEAAALPEVYATVWLNLFQLAALKPGEKVLLHAGASGIGSAAIQLCKAFGNPCWVSVGSAERLAYCQELGAQGGVIRSDDLDSLRDLGPFDVILDPVGGNYAALNLKLLAGDGRWVLIGLMGGREAKLDLAQVLAKRVQLLGSTLRSRDDQFKADLFSDLSQHVWPLLAEGRLRPQVARTFAIKDAEAAFAELASNTVAGKVVLVIDESLS, encoded by the coding sequence GTGAAAGCATTGCAAGGCGTGGAAGGTCAAGTGGCATGGGTTGAAGAGCCCAGTCCTACGTGTGATGTAGGGCAAGTTCGCATTCGCGTGTCGGCTGCAGGCCTCAATCGCGCTGATTTATTACAAAAAGCTGGCCTTTACCCACCACCGCCTGGGGCCAGTCAGGTGCTGGGACTGGAATGCTCCGGCGTGATCAGCGAGGTGGGGCCGGGCTCTTCCTGGCAGGTCGGTGATCGGGTTTGCGCCTTGCTGGCCGGGGGTGGGATGGCCGAAGAGGTGGTTGTCGACGGGCGGCATGTGCTGCCGGTGCCGGAAGGTCTGTCGTTGGTCGAGGCTGCGGCGCTGCCCGAAGTCTACGCAACGGTGTGGCTGAATTTGTTTCAATTGGCTGCGCTCAAACCGGGTGAGAAAGTTCTCTTGCACGCCGGAGCAAGTGGAATCGGTTCAGCTGCCATTCAGCTGTGCAAGGCGTTTGGCAACCCTTGCTGGGTCAGTGTCGGCTCTGCCGAGCGCCTGGCTTATTGCCAGGAGTTGGGTGCCCAGGGTGGCGTGATTCGAAGCGATGACCTGGACAGTTTGCGTGACCTGGGGCCGTTCGACGTGATCCTCGACCCGGTCGGAGGCAATTACGCCGCACTCAACCTGAAACTGCTGGCAGGGGATGGCCGTTGGGTGCTGATCGGCCTGATGGGCGGCCGCGAGGCCAAGCTGGACCTGGCCCAGGTGCTGGCCAAGCGTGTGCAGTTGCTGGGCTCGACCCTGCGCAGCCGCGACGATCAGTTCAAGGCGGATCTGTTCAGCGACCTCAGCCAGCATGTGTGGCCGTTGCTGGCCGAAGGCCGACTGCGCCCGCAGGTGGCGAGGACCTTCGCGATCAAGGATGCCGAGGCGGCGTTTGCGGAGTTGGCGAGCAACACGGTGGCGGGGAAGGTGGTGTTGGTGATTGATGAGAGCTTGAGCTGA
- a CDS encoding HAD family hydrolase: MALAIFDLDETLIHGDCATLWAEQMGRLGWVDPESFMRRNNELMDAYSHGKLRMEDYMTFSLEPMIGRTPEEIAHLVGPWVEDVIEPIIFSDATKAIAAHRKAEDRILVISASGTHLVGPIAERLGIDEILGIELEVSHGVYSGNTTGTLTYREGKITRLLEWLDAEEENLEGASFYSDSRNDLPLLLKVDFPHVVNPDPVLREHAEKAGWPIHHWK, encoded by the coding sequence ATGGCCCTGGCAATTTTTGATCTGGACGAAACCCTGATCCACGGCGACTGCGCCACCCTCTGGGCCGAGCAGATGGGGCGCCTGGGCTGGGTCGACCCCGAGTCGTTCATGCGCCGCAACAACGAACTGATGGACGCCTACAGCCACGGCAAGCTGCGCATGGAGGACTACATGACCTTCAGCCTGGAGCCGATGATCGGGCGCACACCCGAGGAGATCGCCCACCTGGTCGGCCCGTGGGTGGAAGACGTCATCGAACCGATCATCTTCAGCGACGCCACCAAGGCCATCGCCGCCCACCGCAAGGCCGAAGACCGGATCCTGGTGATCTCGGCATCCGGCACCCACCTGGTCGGGCCGATTGCCGAGCGGTTGGGCATTGATGAAATCCTCGGCATCGAACTGGAGGTGTCGCATGGCGTGTACAGCGGCAACACCACCGGCACCCTGACCTACCGGGAAGGCAAGATCACGCGCCTGCTCGAATGGCTGGACGCAGAAGAGGAAAACCTCGAAGGCGCGAGCTTCTATTCGGACTCACGCAACGATTTGCCGCTGCTGCTCAAGGTCGATTTCCCACACGTAGTGAACCCGGATCCGGTGCTGCGCGAGCATGCCGAGAAGGCTGGGTGGCCGATTCATCACTGGAAATAG
- a CDS encoding ABC transporter permease: MSRVERGPVAVYHRVVVYLLFAILLLPLAGTLIYSIASSWSATILPSGFTLKWYIALWSDPRFLHAFGQSLLVCVGALILSVVLILPLLFVVHYHFPKLDALMNILILLPFAVPPVVSSVGLLQLYGSGPFAMVGTPWILIGCYFTVALPFMYRAITNNLQAINLRDLMDAAQLLGASTWQAAFLVVLPNLRKGLMVALLLSFSFLFGEFVFANILVGTRYETLQVYLNNMRNSSGHFTSALVISYFFFVLVLTWAANILNKDKSE, translated from the coding sequence ATGTCGCGCGTTGAACGGGGACCCGTGGCTGTCTACCACCGGGTCGTGGTGTACCTGCTGTTCGCCATCCTGCTGCTGCCGCTGGCCGGCACCCTGATCTACTCGATCGCCAGCAGTTGGTCGGCGACCATCCTGCCCAGCGGTTTCACCCTCAAGTGGTACATCGCGCTGTGGAGCGACCCGCGCTTTCTCCACGCCTTCGGCCAGTCGCTGCTGGTGTGCGTGGGTGCACTGATACTGTCGGTGGTGCTGATATTGCCGCTGCTGTTCGTGGTGCATTACCACTTCCCGAAACTCGATGCGCTGATGAACATCCTGATCCTGCTGCCCTTCGCAGTGCCGCCGGTGGTGTCGTCGGTGGGCCTGTTGCAGCTGTACGGTTCCGGACCGTTCGCCATGGTCGGCACGCCGTGGATCCTGATCGGCTGCTATTTCACCGTGGCCCTGCCGTTCATGTACCGGGCGATCACCAACAACCTGCAAGCGATCAACCTGCGTGACCTGATGGACGCTGCGCAACTGCTCGGCGCCAGCACCTGGCAAGCGGCCTTCCTGGTGGTGCTGCCCAACCTGCGCAAGGGTTTGATGGTGGCGCTGCTGCTGTCGTTCTCGTTCCTGTTCGGCGAATTCGTGTTCGCCAACATTCTCGTCGGCACGCGCTACGAGACCCTGCAGGTCTACCTCAACAACATGCGTAACAGCAGCGGCCACTTCACCAGTGCGCTGGTGATTTCCTACTTCTTTTTCGTACTGGTTCTGACCTGGGCGGCCAACATCTTGAACAAGGACAAAAGCGAATGA